A part of Streptomyces sp. DSM 40750 genomic DNA contains:
- the glnT gene encoding type III glutamate--ammonia ligase, with protein sequence MSVPPKSTPPVPGTQSLASLAKADGVRFLLATFTTLTGKPCAKLVPVEAADALEGDGVGFAGYAAGAMGQLPRDPDVIAIPDVSSYVPLTFVRPGLGMVHCDPYVEGSPYAFAPRVILRTLAEKAAAEGTRMVSGAEVEYFLVQRGADGVLTTADRLDDAAQPCYDARGLTRMYDHLTAVSDAMVQLGWGPYASDHEDGNGQFEQNFHHADALTTADRVVTLRYIVQVLAEQRGMTATFMPKPFTDRTGSGLHMHLSLWDGERALFPAGADARDQYGMGFGPEAYHFTAGLLEHAPALHALIAPTVNSYKRTGATTTTSGATWAPRMASWGGNDRTHFLRVPDAHRVELRGGDGSANSYLAAAGALGAGLDGVRRRLDPGRPGAAEDGPRLPRTLLDAVHALECDDVVRGVLDAVDAKAGVSDYYAELKREEFYSWHNTVSPWEIDRYLTAV encoded by the coding sequence GTGTCCGTTCCGCCGAAGTCCACTCCGCCCGTCCCGGGCACCCAGTCACTCGCCTCGCTCGCCAAGGCGGACGGCGTCCGGTTCCTCCTCGCCACCTTCACCACGCTGACCGGCAAGCCCTGCGCCAAGCTCGTGCCCGTCGAGGCGGCGGACGCGCTGGAGGGCGACGGCGTCGGCTTCGCGGGATACGCCGCCGGAGCCATGGGGCAACTGCCGCGCGACCCGGATGTGATCGCGATCCCGGACGTCTCCTCGTACGTCCCGCTCACCTTCGTCCGCCCCGGCCTGGGCATGGTGCACTGCGACCCGTACGTCGAGGGCAGCCCGTACGCCTTCGCGCCCCGGGTGATCCTGCGGACGCTCGCCGAGAAGGCGGCGGCCGAGGGTACGCGGATGGTCAGCGGGGCGGAGGTGGAGTACTTCCTGGTGCAGCGCGGGGCGGACGGCGTGCTCACGACGGCGGACCGGCTCGACGACGCGGCCCAGCCCTGTTACGACGCCCGGGGACTGACCCGGATGTACGACCACCTCACCGCCGTCTCCGACGCGATGGTGCAACTGGGCTGGGGGCCGTACGCGAGCGACCACGAGGACGGCAACGGGCAGTTCGAGCAGAACTTCCACCACGCGGACGCGCTGACCACCGCCGACCGGGTGGTCACCCTGCGGTACATCGTGCAGGTCCTCGCCGAACAGCGCGGCATGACGGCCACGTTCATGCCGAAGCCGTTCACCGACCGCACCGGCAGCGGGCTGCACATGCACCTGTCGCTGTGGGACGGCGAGCGTGCGCTGTTCCCCGCGGGCGCGGACGCCAGGGACCAGTACGGCATGGGGTTCGGCCCCGAGGCGTACCACTTCACCGCCGGTCTGCTGGAGCACGCGCCCGCCCTGCACGCGCTCATCGCGCCCACCGTCAACTCGTACAAGCGCACCGGCGCGACCACGACCACCTCGGGTGCCACCTGGGCGCCGCGGATGGCGAGTTGGGGCGGCAACGACCGTACGCACTTCCTCCGGGTGCCGGACGCCCACCGGGTCGAACTGCGTGGCGGCGACGGCTCGGCGAACTCCTACCTCGCGGCGGCCGGCGCACTGGGCGCGGGCCTCGACGGGGTGCGCCGCAGGCTCGACCCCGGCCGGCCGGGCGCCGCCGAGGACGGCCCCCGGCTGCCGCGCACGCTGCTCGACGCGGTGCACGCGCTGGAGTGCGACGACGTGGTCCGCGGGGTGCTCGACGCGGTGGACGCCAAGGCCGGAGTCAGCGACTACTACGCCGAGTTGAAGCGCGAGGAGTTCTACAGCTGGCACAACACGGTGTCCCCCTGGGAGATCGACCGCTATCTCACCGCCGTCTGA
- a CDS encoding glutamine amidotransferase, with translation MCGIAGLQVRDPSLEPRLGELLTGMLHQAAERGPDSAGVALYGDARLTPPGHSAVSLLAPGDASAAEIAALVGGDTAAVTVSQSVVVHSPSLPVADLERALRGAFPTAVVTGRGTDLAVLKGVGHPDVLAEEFGLRAATGRQGIAHTRMATESAVTPEGAHPFSVDENVCLVHNGSFANHATVRRELRAEGIAFDSENDSEVGARFVAAQLAAGHDLEKALRLLCERFDGFYTLLVTTGDTFAVVRDAIACKPAVVAETDAWVAMASEYRYFAHLPGIESARIFEPEPEEVYTWQR, from the coding sequence ATGTGCGGCATCGCAGGACTCCAGGTGCGCGACCCCTCGCTGGAGCCCCGGCTCGGCGAACTGCTCACCGGGATGCTTCACCAGGCCGCCGAGCGCGGTCCCGACTCGGCCGGCGTCGCCCTGTACGGCGACGCGCGCCTCACCCCGCCCGGCCACTCGGCGGTCAGCCTGCTGGCGCCGGGCGACGCGTCCGCCGCCGAGATCGCCGCGCTGGTCGGCGGGGACACGGCCGCCGTGACCGTCAGCCAGTCGGTCGTCGTCCACTCGCCGAGTCTGCCGGTCGCCGACCTGGAAAGGGCGCTGCGCGGGGCCTTCCCGACGGCCGTGGTCACCGGACGCGGCACCGACCTGGCCGTCCTCAAGGGCGTCGGCCACCCGGACGTGCTCGCCGAGGAGTTCGGCCTGCGTGCGGCGACCGGTCGGCAGGGCATCGCCCACACCCGTATGGCCACGGAGTCGGCGGTCACCCCGGAGGGCGCCCACCCGTTCTCCGTCGACGAGAACGTCTGCCTCGTGCACAACGGCTCGTTCGCCAACCACGCCACCGTCCGGCGCGAACTGCGCGCCGAGGGCATCGCGTTCGACAGCGAGAACGACTCCGAGGTCGGTGCCCGTTTCGTGGCCGCCCAGCTCGCCGCCGGGCACGACCTGGAGAAGGCGCTGCGGCTGCTCTGCGAGCGGTTCGACGGCTTCTACACACTGCTGGTGACGACGGGTGACACGTTCGCCGTCGTCCGGGACGCGATCGCCTGCAAGCCGGCCGTCGTCGCCGAGACCGACGCGTGGGTGGCGATGGCCTCCGAATACCGCTACTTCGCCCATCTGCCGGGCATCGAGTCCGCCCGCATCTTCGAACCCGAGCCGGAGGAGGTCTACACATGGCAGCGCTGA
- a CDS encoding glutamate synthase yields MAALTTTVVDLSQESARDLNSALHKASPGTSWHVTHPGGAHNLAVGLTTGLDVVIDGPAGYYCAGMNQRATVTVHGNAGTGVAENMMSGTVRVRGSASQSAGATAHGGLLVIDGDASARCGISMKGVDIVVGGDVGHMSAFMGQAGRLVVCGDAGDALGDSLYEARVYVRGKVKSLGADCVEKEMRAEHVAELAGLLKSADRDDDPSAFRRYGSARELYHFRVDNSSSY; encoded by the coding sequence ATGGCAGCGCTGACGACGACGGTGGTCGACCTGTCGCAGGAGTCCGCCCGGGACCTCAACTCGGCACTGCACAAGGCGAGTCCGGGGACGTCGTGGCACGTCACCCATCCCGGCGGCGCCCACAACCTCGCCGTCGGCCTCACCACCGGGCTGGACGTCGTCATCGACGGCCCGGCGGGCTACTACTGCGCCGGCATGAACCAGCGCGCCACGGTCACCGTCCACGGCAACGCCGGTACGGGCGTCGCCGAGAACATGATGTCCGGCACGGTGCGGGTGCGCGGCAGCGCCTCCCAGTCCGCCGGCGCCACCGCCCACGGCGGTCTGCTGGTCATCGACGGCGACGCCTCCGCCCGCTGCGGGATCTCGATGAAGGGCGTGGACATCGTCGTCGGCGGCGACGTGGGCCATATGAGCGCCTTCATGGGCCAGGCCGGACGCCTGGTGGTGTGCGGTGACGCCGGGGACGCCCTCGGCGACTCGCTCTACGAGGCCCGCGTCTACGTCCGGGGCAAGGTCAAGTCCCTGGGCGCGGACTGCGTGGAGAAGGAGATGCGGGCCGAACACGTCGCGGAACTCGCCGGGTTGCTGAAGTCGGCCGACCGGGACGACGACCCGTCCGCGTTCCGCCGCTACGGCTCGGCCCGCGAGCTCTACCACTTCAGGGTCGACAACTCGTCCTCCTACTAA
- a CDS encoding FMN-binding glutamate synthase family protein has product MAPASHGLRESATFDRATIHAIQRAAETGIYDIRGWGAKRRVPHFDDLLFLGASMSRYPLEGYRERCDTDVVLGTRNATYPLRLKTPVTIAGMSFGALSAQAKEALGRGASEAGTSTTTGDGGMTPEERGQSKHLVYQYLPSRYGMNPDDLRKADAIEVVLGQGAKPGGGGMLLGQKITERVAAMRTLPLGIDQRSACRHPDWTGPDDLEIKIRELREITDWEKPVYVKIGATRTYYDVKLAVQAGADVVVLDGMQGGTAATQDVFIEHVGIPTLAALPQAVQALQELGVHRQVQLVVSGGIRGGADLAKAMALGADAVAIGTAALIALGDNHPKYDAEYRELGSAAGYYDDYQDGRDPAGISTQDPVLSARLDPVEGGRRLANFIRVMTMEAQTIARACGKAHLRHLEPEDLVALTIEAAAMARVPLAGTNWIPGAGL; this is encoded by the coding sequence ATGGCACCCGCATCCCACGGCCTCCGCGAGTCGGCCACCTTCGACCGCGCCACCATCCACGCCATCCAGCGTGCCGCCGAGACCGGTATCTACGACATCCGCGGCTGGGGCGCCAAGCGCCGCGTCCCGCACTTCGACGATCTGCTGTTCCTCGGCGCGTCCATGTCCCGCTACCCGCTGGAGGGTTACCGCGAGCGCTGCGACACGGATGTCGTCCTGGGCACCCGCAACGCCACGTACCCGCTGCGTCTGAAGACGCCGGTCACCATCGCGGGCATGAGCTTCGGCGCGCTGTCCGCGCAGGCGAAGGAGGCCCTCGGCCGGGGCGCGTCCGAGGCCGGCACGTCCACCACCACCGGCGACGGCGGGATGACCCCCGAGGAGCGCGGCCAGTCCAAGCACCTCGTCTACCAGTACCTGCCGTCCCGCTACGGCATGAACCCCGACGACCTGCGCAAGGCCGACGCCATCGAGGTCGTCCTCGGTCAGGGCGCCAAGCCGGGCGGCGGCGGCATGCTGCTCGGCCAGAAGATCACCGAGCGGGTCGCCGCCATGCGGACCCTGCCGCTCGGCATCGACCAGCGCAGCGCCTGCCGCCACCCCGACTGGACCGGTCCCGACGACCTGGAGATCAAGATCCGGGAGCTCAGGGAGATCACGGACTGGGAGAAGCCGGTCTACGTCAAGATCGGCGCGACCCGTACGTACTACGACGTGAAACTCGCCGTCCAGGCGGGCGCGGACGTCGTCGTCCTCGACGGCATGCAGGGCGGTACCGCCGCCACCCAGGACGTGTTCATCGAGCACGTCGGCATCCCGACCCTCGCCGCGCTCCCCCAGGCCGTCCAGGCGCTCCAGGAGTTGGGCGTCCACCGGCAGGTCCAGCTCGTCGTCTCCGGCGGCATCCGCGGCGGCGCCGACCTCGCCAAGGCCATGGCGCTGGGCGCGGACGCGGTGGCCATCGGCACGGCCGCGCTGATCGCGCTGGGCGACAACCACCCGAAGTACGACGCCGAGTACCGCGAGCTGGGCTCGGCCGCCGGGTACTACGACGACTACCAGGACGGCCGCGACCCGGCGGGCATCTCCACCCAGGACCCTGTCCTGTCCGCCCGCCTCGATCCGGTCGAGGGCGGCCGACGGCTCGCCAACTTCATCCGCGTGATGACCATGGAGGCGCAGACCATCGCCCGCGCCTGCGGCAAGGCCCACCTGCGGCACCTGGAGCCCGAGGATCTGGTCGCCCTCACCATCGAGGCGGCCGCCATGGCCCGGGTTCCGCTCGCGGGCACGAACTGGATCCCGGGGGCCGGGCTGTGA
- a CDS encoding FAD-dependent oxidoreductase — translation MSPGPPEFDVAVVGAGLMGAATAWAATRRGLSVAVLEQFDAGHDRGSSHGSARIVRRAYPDPLYIGMTGRAMELWNELETDAGTQVLRVVGGLDHGRLREPERLASGLAAAAVPHELLPPEEAARRWPGLRFDGPVLFHPEAGTVDAAGAVAAFLERAGARGADIRHGTAVRRVTPLGEAAVRLETAEGATLTARRAVVAAGAWTSDLSAGLVPLPELTVTQQQVFHFPRRDPAAEPWPIVVHKDALSTYSLPGGRDGGPFDGRKIAEHDAGGPTTADTRDGKVDPAARDRITAYVRQWLPGLVPEPFNEATCLYTSTANDDFVLDRSGPLVVCSPCSGHGAKFAPLIGELATELALGGAAPEPRFTLAAHAARR, via the coding sequence GTGAGCCCCGGACCGCCTGAGTTCGACGTCGCGGTCGTCGGCGCGGGACTGATGGGGGCGGCCACCGCGTGGGCCGCCACCCGGCGCGGGCTGTCCGTGGCCGTCCTTGAGCAGTTCGACGCCGGGCACGACCGGGGCAGCTCCCACGGCAGCGCCCGTATCGTCCGCCGCGCCTATCCGGACCCGCTGTACATCGGGATGACCGGGCGCGCGATGGAGCTGTGGAACGAGCTGGAGACCGACGCCGGCACACAGGTGCTGCGCGTTGTCGGCGGCCTCGACCACGGCCGGCTGCGCGAACCCGAGCGCCTCGCGTCCGGCCTCGCCGCGGCCGCTGTCCCGCATGAACTGCTGCCGCCCGAGGAGGCGGCACGGCGCTGGCCGGGGCTGCGCTTCGACGGCCCGGTCCTCTTCCACCCGGAGGCGGGCACCGTCGACGCGGCCGGGGCCGTGGCCGCCTTCCTGGAGCGGGCCGGGGCACGCGGGGCGGACATCCGGCACGGCACCGCCGTACGCCGCGTCACCCCGCTCGGGGAGGCAGCCGTACGGCTGGAGACGGCGGAGGGAGCGACCCTCACCGCGCGCCGTGCCGTCGTCGCCGCCGGGGCCTGGACGTCCGACCTGTCGGCCGGCCTCGTACCGTTGCCCGAACTGACCGTCACCCAGCAGCAGGTCTTCCACTTCCCGCGCCGCGACCCGGCGGCCGAGCCCTGGCCGATCGTCGTGCACAAGGACGCCCTCAGCACCTACAGCCTCCCGGGCGGACGGGACGGCGGCCCCTTCGACGGCCGCAAGATCGCCGAACACGACGCGGGCGGGCCCACGACCGCCGACACCCGCGACGGGAAGGTGGACCCGGCCGCCCGCGACCGCATCACCGCGTACGTACGACAGTGGCTGCCCGGTCTGGTGCCGGAGCCCTTCAACGAGGCCACCTGCCTCTACACCTCCACCGCGAACGACGACTTCGTGCTCGACCGGTCCGGTCCCCTGGTCGTGTGCTCGCCGTGCTCCGGGCACGGCGCCAAGTTCGCGCCGCTCATCGGGGAGCTGGCCACCGAGCTGGCGCTGGGCGGGGCGGCGCCGGAGCCGCGCTTCACACTGGCCGCCCACGCCGCCCGGCGATGA
- a CDS encoding helix-turn-helix domain-containing protein, whose translation MTSDPDTPVFPDRAADLPDREVDPGEAARKLELEVVIGRQVREYRTAAGLSVAETAARVGISKAMLSKIENAQTSCSLTTLGRLATGLGVPVTALFRGVDADREAVFVPAGQGARIVRRGSRVGHLYELLGGLRGPHKRMEAVLVTLTEQSEVFPLFQHPGTELLYMLEGEMIYGHGEASYTMRPGDALQLDGEGAHGPQELVELPIRFLSVTSYGDHVPG comes from the coding sequence ATGACGTCTGACCCGGACACACCCGTGTTCCCCGACCGTGCCGCCGACCTGCCGGACCGCGAGGTCGATCCCGGCGAGGCCGCGCGGAAGCTGGAGCTGGAGGTCGTCATCGGGCGTCAGGTGCGGGAGTACCGTACGGCGGCGGGCCTGTCGGTGGCCGAGACGGCGGCCCGGGTAGGGATCTCCAAGGCGATGCTCTCCAAGATCGAGAACGCGCAGACCTCATGCAGCCTCACCACGCTCGGCCGGCTCGCCACCGGTCTCGGGGTGCCGGTCACCGCGCTGTTCCGCGGGGTCGACGCCGACCGCGAAGCCGTCTTCGTCCCGGCCGGGCAGGGCGCCCGCATCGTCCGCCGCGGCAGCCGGGTCGGCCATCTCTACGAACTCCTCGGCGGCCTGCGCGGCCCGCACAAGCGTATGGAGGCCGTCCTCGTCACGCTCACCGAGCAGAGCGAGGTCTTCCCCCTCTTCCAGCACCCGGGCACCGAGCTGCTCTACATGCTGGAGGGCGAGATGATCTACGGTCACGGCGAGGCGAGTTACACCATGCGCCCCGGGGACGCCCTCCAGCTCGACGGCGAGGGCGCGCACGGGCCGCAGGAGTTGGTGGAACTCCCCATCCGCTTCCTGTCCGTCACGTCCTACGGCGATCACGTCCCGGGCTGA
- a CDS encoding SGNH/GDSL hydrolase family protein, which produces MPTPHRSARTSRISRRTLVTATAAGLVTAVASPSRAAGGTRARFHTVGRVKKGDDGTVRYSWPGVYFEGRFRGTGVGVVLDDSDNDYDVQVDGTTVATLVTPGRTVSWIDGLADGGHGVRVVKRTESPWAAGRFGGFVAAAGGAILTGPRARSRQIEFIGDSYTAGYGNVSDTQDCSGNGGVNRNSNADLAFGALTARKLDADYQINAFSGRGMVRNYNGGDPGTDFRTYYDRALLNVEGDVWRKPESWRPQVVVVGLGINDFSTPLNPGERWTTVDDLVAAYESAYHGFLDKLRARYGPKAFVVVAAARLWNTTAFAEATLRIVEERGRRGDGRVSHWYYDDPGLDHLGCDWHPSLNDHRIISGLLDDHLAGLPLRW; this is translated from the coding sequence ATGCCTACGCCCCACCGCTCAGCCCGTACCTCCCGGATATCCAGAAGAACCCTGGTCACGGCGACCGCCGCGGGCCTCGTCACCGCCGTCGCCTCCCCCTCGCGGGCGGCCGGCGGCACCCGGGCCCGGTTCCACACGGTGGGCCGGGTCAAGAAGGGCGACGACGGGACGGTTCGGTACAGCTGGCCCGGCGTCTACTTCGAGGGGCGGTTCAGGGGAACGGGTGTCGGTGTCGTCCTCGACGACTCCGACAACGACTACGACGTCCAGGTCGACGGAACGACCGTGGCCACCCTCGTGACGCCGGGCCGGACCGTCTCCTGGATCGACGGCCTCGCCGACGGCGGACACGGCGTGCGGGTCGTGAAGCGGACGGAGAGCCCCTGGGCGGCGGGCCGGTTCGGCGGGTTCGTCGCGGCTGCCGGTGGCGCGATCCTCACCGGACCCCGGGCACGGAGCAGACAGATCGAGTTCATCGGTGACTCGTACACCGCCGGATACGGCAATGTCTCCGACACCCAGGACTGTTCCGGCAACGGCGGGGTCAACCGGAACAGCAATGCCGATCTCGCGTTCGGCGCGCTCACGGCCCGAAAGCTCGACGCCGACTACCAGATCAATGCCTTTTCCGGCCGTGGAATGGTCCGCAATTACAACGGCGGCGATCCGGGAACCGACTTTCGCACGTACTACGACCGCGCCCTGCTGAACGTCGAGGGTGACGTCTGGCGGAAGCCGGAAAGCTGGCGTCCGCAGGTCGTCGTGGTCGGGCTCGGCATCAACGACTTCTCGACGCCCCTCAATCCCGGCGAGCGCTGGACGACGGTGGACGACTTGGTCGCCGCCTACGAAAGCGCCTATCACGGGTTCCTCGACAAGTTGCGCGCCCGGTACGGGCCCAAGGCGTTCGTCGTGGTCGCCGCCGCCCGTCTCTGGAACACCACCGCGTTCGCGGAGGCCACCCTGCGGATCGTCGAGGAGCGCGGCCGCCGGGGCGACGGCCGGGTCAGCCACTGGTACTACGACGATCCCGGCCTGGATCACCTGGGCTGCGACTGGCATCCGTCGCTCAACGACCACCGGATCATCTCCGGGCTGCTGGACGACCATCTCGCGGGGCTGCCGCTGCGGTGGTAG
- a CDS encoding penicillin acylase family protein — MGETRKLTKRHGRFFTGRLAAVAGVLCLASATAALLPAPSSAATGTSGEAAGGALDEGGYTARISRTEYGIPHILARDFDGLGYGYGYAFAQDNVCELADQVVTLRGERSRFFGPDGEAGAGSNLASDTYYKGQSRAGTVQRLLDRKAPVGPTAELRRMVEGYAAGHNRYLRDTGADGLPDTRCKGKPWVRPITALDVWNVVYDVNGATGAVPLAPDIGDAKPPAAGSKGTGVSDSSAGTRTAASEASGTQSDAPFASGLPGLGADFGSNGWALGREATRTGNAMVLANPHLPWTTGGFRFYQVQLTIPGTLDVSGAGIYGTPLVLIGHNRHLAWTHTASDAQHSSVYALKLVPGDPTSYVVDGRTERMKRRTVPVTVRDDDGGVKTVERTLYTSRFGAVLASGWTTETAYTVRDANADNLRSMNTWLAMGKARNLGELRAAQETYQGIPWTYTLAADTGGGTYFTDSSVVAHLTDEQLKRCAVGEDGEGPAALDGSTSACAWGSDPDAIVPGVHGPSHQPRLSRADYVANSNNGPRYTNPEEPLTGFPASYDSDDRLGQRAQLGLRMIADRADGTDGLGAPGFTLSSLRASMLGNRVLSAETGRDDVVAMCRANPRLKTTDGKEVDVRQACATLADWDTRADTGSRGAALWITFFDRLLDAGPPDTWRRVTYDPAQPLTTPRGIKGNDIRVQRALADAVQDFAARDLPVDVELGAVQKWAGVPLSGCTGDKGCFNVLDAGPDSGTGTPPVGAFGTSFLMAVELTPDGPRTHTLLTYGQSSDPASPHYTDQTRLYSRKQWVQERFTPAEIARDPALKVTTLHR; from the coding sequence ATGGGTGAAACCAGAAAGCTGACGAAGCGTCACGGGAGATTTTTTACGGGCCGGTTGGCGGCTGTCGCGGGCGTCCTCTGCCTCGCCTCGGCCACCGCCGCCCTGCTGCCCGCGCCCTCCTCCGCGGCGACGGGAACGAGTGGCGAGGCGGCGGGCGGGGCGCTGGACGAGGGCGGCTACACGGCCCGGATCAGCCGGACCGAGTACGGCATCCCGCACATCCTGGCCCGGGACTTCGACGGGCTCGGATACGGCTACGGCTACGCGTTCGCGCAGGACAACGTCTGCGAACTCGCCGACCAGGTCGTGACGTTACGAGGGGAGCGGTCCCGGTTCTTCGGGCCCGACGGGGAGGCCGGCGCAGGCTCCAACCTGGCGAGCGACACGTATTACAAGGGGCAGTCGCGCGCGGGCACGGTCCAGCGGCTGCTCGACCGGAAGGCGCCGGTGGGGCCGACGGCGGAACTGCGTCGGATGGTCGAGGGCTATGCCGCCGGCCACAACCGCTATCTGCGGGACACGGGCGCCGACGGGCTGCCGGACACACGCTGCAAGGGCAAGCCGTGGGTGCGTCCGATCACCGCACTCGACGTGTGGAACGTCGTGTACGACGTCAACGGGGCGACCGGGGCGGTACCGCTCGCACCCGACATCGGCGACGCGAAGCCTCCGGCGGCGGGCAGCAAGGGCACGGGAGTCTCCGACAGCTCCGCCGGAACGCGCACAGCTGCCTCCGAGGCCTCCGGCACCCAGTCCGATGCCCCCTTCGCCTCAGGCCTGCCGGGCCTCGGTGCCGACTTCGGCAGCAACGGGTGGGCGCTCGGCCGGGAAGCGACCCGTACCGGCAACGCGATGGTCCTCGCGAACCCGCATCTGCCCTGGACCACCGGCGGATTCCGCTTCTACCAGGTCCAGTTGACGATCCCCGGCACCCTGGACGTGTCCGGCGCCGGCATCTACGGCACCCCCCTGGTCCTGATCGGCCACAACCGGCACCTCGCCTGGACGCACACCGCGAGCGACGCGCAGCACTCCTCCGTCTACGCGCTGAAGCTGGTGCCCGGCGACCCGACCAGCTATGTGGTCGACGGCAGGACGGAGCGGATGAAGCGCCGCACGGTCCCGGTGACCGTCCGCGACGACGACGGCGGGGTCAAGACCGTCGAACGGACCCTGTACACCTCGCGCTTCGGCGCCGTGCTCGCCTCCGGCTGGACCACGGAGACCGCGTACACCGTCCGCGACGCCAACGCCGACAACCTGCGCTCCATGAACACCTGGCTGGCCATGGGCAAGGCCCGGAACCTCGGCGAGCTGCGGGCCGCCCAGGAGACCTACCAGGGCATCCCCTGGACGTACACCCTCGCGGCCGACACCGGTGGCGGCACGTACTTCACGGACTCCTCGGTCGTCGCGCACCTCACCGACGAACAGCTGAAGCGCTGTGCCGTCGGCGAGGACGGGGAGGGTCCCGCCGCCCTGGACGGTTCGACGTCGGCCTGTGCCTGGGGCAGCGACCCCGACGCGATCGTGCCGGGCGTCCACGGCCCGTCCCACCAGCCGAGGCTGAGCCGTGCCGACTACGTCGCCAACTCCAACAACGGGCCCCGGTACACCAACCCCGAGGAGCCCCTCACCGGCTTCCCGGCGTCGTACGACAGCGACGATCGGCTCGGCCAGCGTGCCCAGCTCGGGCTGCGGATGATCGCGGACCGCGCGGACGGCACGGACGGACTCGGCGCCCCGGGCTTCACCCTGAGCAGCCTGCGCGCCTCGATGCTGGGCAACCGCGTCCTGTCGGCCGAGACGGGCCGCGACGACGTGGTGGCCATGTGCCGCGCCAACCCGCGACTGAAGACCACGGACGGCAAGGAGGTCGACGTCCGGCAGGCCTGCGCGACCCTCGCCGACTGGGACACCCGCGCCGACACCGGCAGCCGGGGTGCCGCGCTCTGGATCACCTTCTTCGACCGCCTCCTCGACGCCGGCCCGCCCGACACCTGGCGCCGCGTCACCTACGACCCGGCACAGCCGCTCACCACACCGCGTGGCATCAAGGGGAACGACATACGGGTCCAGCGTGCTCTGGCCGACGCCGTCCAGGACTTCGCCGCCCGTGATCTGCCGGTCGACGTCGAGCTCGGTGCCGTACAGAAGTGGGCCGGTGTCCCGCTGTCCGGCTGCACCGGCGACAAGGGCTGTTTCAACGTCCTCGACGCGGGCCCCGATTCGGGCACGGGCACCCCGCCCGTCGGCGCCTTCGGCACCAGCTTCCTGATGGCCGTCGAACTGACGCCCGACGGCCCCCGCACCCACACCCTTCTCACCTACGGCCAGTCGTCCGACCCGGCTTCCCCCCACTACACCGACCAGACCCGCCTCTACTCCCGCAAGCAGTGGGTCCAGGAGCGCTTCACCCCGGCTGAGATCGCGCGCGACCCGGCCCTGAAGGTGACGACGTTGCACCGCTGA